A segment of the Trifolium pratense cultivar HEN17-A07 linkage group LG7, ARS_RC_1.1, whole genome shotgun sequence genome:
AACTATAGGTTGAAGCATATTGTTCGTATATTTCCACTAGCTCACTCCTTAATTAGCGATAGATGCTAGAGAAATGACTTGATGATTTTATGTtggttatttatttgtttttatatgcatttcatttgatttatatttcGTTTTGATTCTGTAGGTTTTGGTTCGGAGGCTTTTTCAAGGTAATGTTCTTTTTTCCGTCAATTAGATGTCTTTATGAACAGCATTTCTAACATGATTTGACATAATATACGGTTCTCTTTGTGAGGATTTTAGTATTCAGATTTGATACAAAGTTTTCAAGAAAggaaaaattttgttttaaattgttgaatatgtaatgaGTAGATTTGTGTCCACATCTTGGTCAAAAGTTCGGGACTTATTTTGATCCTCTGGAGTTTGCTACATGTTAAACTATATATGGTGTCCTGATGGTTGCAAGGTTATATATAGAACACTTTCATTTTAAATCGGTGAATGCTTTTCTTATATATCTCCTGCTGCACGAATTGATTCTTAAAATACTTAGACGTCACTGATTACTATGTAATTAGACATCACCGACATCTAGTGATCTGCTGGTTGCAAAGTTATGTAATTGTTCAGACTCTTACCGGCtatctaaaaaaaatcagataGCCGGTAAGAGTATGAACAATTACATAGCTTTGCAACCAATGTGAAATCCGTGGGAATACATACTTTTGATGATTTGGAGCGGCATTTTAGCATGACTGAACTGTTAATTTGAGAATTTTACatctaataatttatttgttctCCTGTTTGCAATATGTAGATTGGCAATGATCTTTCCCAATTTATAGGCCCACTTATATTGAACCAACTTCTACAGGTTAGTTACTCTTTTACTGAATTGTCACTTGTTAAGTACCACTAGAACAAGATTAATAGAAGATCAGCCCACACTGTATAACATACACTGGCACTATAATTCTCTAAATACCTTACTATTATTAATGCTCAACAATTTTCTTGATGTTAATCGACTTGTCCTATCATTTGAATGCAGTCTATGCAAAATGGTGATCCAGCCGGAATGGGTTACATTTATGCCTTCTCAATATTTGTCGGAGTGGTATGATACAAATCTGATTAAATATTTGTTTGCTCAATGGATTTTATTGAATGCATTGTGATGCCAACAGTTTTGATacttaatttctttatttgctCTGTTTTGATGCTTCTGCGTGTTTACAAATGATGATAAACAGTAAAgatgtttttggtttttaagtaaACTGGGCCAAACTCCATTGTGGATTTGTGGGTTGATCAGACAAGTAATATATAACTTTTGGGAGATTTGACTAAGATCTATCTGAAATTTTGTTTGGTAGGTCTTTGGGGTGTTATGTGAAGCTCAATATTTTCAGAATGTCATGCGTGTTGGATATCGTCTGAGATCAACGCTGGTAATTCTTTCTTCTGtccaaataaaatttcatgTTCCTTCCAAACAATGAGGCAAGGGCTGCCTAAAGCTTGATTTCCTGAACAAGGGTCTAAGAGTAGCATCTTTAAAGTATAGATTGTGGAGCTTTAGTTCCATGCTTTGGCTGAAAATCTAGCCATGTCAATATTTTTGGCAGTGACACACATGATGTTGTACCAGGATAGGAGTAGCTCTGCATGTTTCAATTGATATTCATGCTCACTCAGTTGCACTTAACATGGCGAGTTTGGTGTTctatttttcttccttttagGTGGCTGCAGTATTTCGCAAGTCTCTGAGGCTTACTCATGAAGCGCGAAAGCAATTTGCATCTGGAAAAATAACCAACTTGATGACTACTGATGCTGAGTCACTTCAGGTATGGTTCTGCTTTCTACCTATCATCTCTGATGTCTATTCTAATCGTTGCTGCTGACAGGTATGAAAGATCCACCTGACTTTAAAGTTGCTAAATAGGGACGATACTGGGTTTGACTGTAACATGCATCTTTAATAAATGTCTTTAGTTGGAAACATAGTAACCAAGTATATACACTATTCCAACAAAACCCTactttaaaatgaaattttaaactACGCGTCCAATGGCGGCGGCAATCGTCAAGCTACAGATTATTACTAGACCgatcaattattatttattttatttgtagtcAACAAACAATAATTAAAGATATCATATCACTTTTGCTATTTTGTATTCTTTTGACCTATAATCCCACTAGCCATAGATTCTCTAGAGTGGAAGGACAAACCAAAACTTCACAATTAAGAGAAAACAACCCAGTTTATTTTAAACCATTTTTGACTGAAACAACTTTAAGTTTCTTCAGAGGTCATTTTAATGAAAATAGAAATGGATTATATTGTTACTGTGGGAAACTTCACTATTGTACTGAAATGGTTGTGGAGCCCAAAATCTTGAGATATTAATATAATTTCTCTTGTAAACAACTTAATGAAATTTGTGTACGACATTTTTTCTCAATAGTATGTTTGACGTTGCAATACTACCTCCtcaattaactttattattttattccCTTGAACAGCAAATATGCCAATCACTTCACACTTTGTGGTCAGCTCCCTTTCGAATTACTATTGCTATGGTTCTTCTTTACCAAGAACTAGGTGTTGCTTCCCTTCTTGGTGCTTTGTTGCTAGTTCTTATGTTTCCACTACAGGTACAAGCGTTCACCTACTTAATTGATACTACACTTGCacttcacaatttttttagtataaatacACTCTCAGGAAGTGTACATAAATTAATCCAAAGCATCCTATTCTGTTATAACGTATTCCCTTTCCTCTCTCCCTACCTTTGATTCGATTCCATTCTTCAGTTTCATTCCATCAAGGTAATGAGGTGTTCTGATATAAATTTACTTTTGAAATACCAAATAATTATCTTTCACTAGCTAATAATATAGATTAGTGATTGTTTTCTGGGCTTCTGGCATGTTATCCGCAGTCTGACTCTTACCAATAATTTTGGAAGCTTGCTAAAAACATTAACAATGACATGTTTTGTGGATGCAGACAGTAATCATCAGCAGAATGCAGAAGCTGTCTAAGGAAGGATTACAACGCACAGACAAGAGAATTGGTCTCATGAATGAAATTTTGGCTGCTATGGATACTGTAAAGTATGTCTTTTACCACCAATGATCAACTGTtagtttatataataatattttttcttatagaAATTTTTAGTTCtaactttttttgttgattatgcTGACATGGCTTATAGATGTTATGCGTGGGAAAGTAGTTTCCAGTCTAGAGTTGAGAATGTCCGAAATGATGAATTATCATGGTTTCGAAAAGCATCATTACTTGGAGCGGTATGAAATCATACTAATTCAAGATACTTATGTTACAATCATTATTTGTTTTGCAGCCAATTTATCTTTGCTTCTTTGAGTAGATAAGTCTTGGTTACCCTAAAGAAACCAATTTCTATATTGCATGGATGTGCTTCCATTAGAATTCAACTATTCTCGGGTTGCAATCCTGTGGACTATGTTCAAATTATGGGGTTTAGACAAAAAAGAGAACTAAAATAATAAGGACtttgaatattattgataataacAGGATAGTAACTTGATAATAGGGACATCAGGAAGTATATCATAATAATAACAGACCTATGTAAATACCTGTCAGAAACAACTAGACATTTGCTACATGAATATAATCATCACTAAGTTATATTATCGCTCTCTatctttttctttaaatttatttttgtttcaaagttcagatagaaaaataatagaaattgatGAATGAAGCCTGATAAATTGATAAGTTAAAAATTCTAGGCAACAACTACTTGAATGTAGATCCATCACAATTTTGAAAGTGGCTAGAAATTATGTGAATTGACAGAGTGAGGGATAAAAGTGAACCTACATCTACGTCTTTCCTCCTCCAAAGCCAAACTGAACTAGCTGCTACCATTCTCAACACAAACGAATGGAAAAAGTTAAAATACTTGATTTATGATGAATAATATTGATATCTAAATAATTCACACCTCACTCCACTAAGGGAATGACTTTTCCTCTCCCCAttttaaatgacataaaatCCCAATGAAAGGTACAAGGGTGAGGGTTCCCTTAACACAAACCCCGAATCGAATAATAGACTGTAAAAATATTATGCTGAACTATTATAATGATTGATAGTGTTCAAGAGTTGCAATTTCTTGAAATATTAGACCtgtaggtatatatatatatatatatatatatatatatatatatatatatatatatatatatatatatatatatatatatatatatatttccttCCTGGTATTGTTTCTTGACTTCTTCCCTTTATTGAATTCTTTTTGGCAGTGTAATTCATTTATACTAAATAGCATTCCAGTTTTTGTAACTGTGATTTCGTTTGGAGTGTTCACATTGCTTGGAGGGGATTTGACACCTGCAAGAGCTTTCACTTCTCTCTCTCTGTTTGCTGTGCTTCGATTTCCTCTCTTCATGCTTCCAAATATTATAACTCAGGTTATTCTCTTTTGCACTTTACTGAGTTTTTACTGCAGGGTGCCTTATCCTATGTTATTGTATTCTCTCTTTACctctatgtttttctttttctgttctAAAAGCTTTTCATAAATAACAGAACCCAAGTTAACCATTGCCATAAAAAGGGAAAAATAAAGCTTACTTAGATTTATCTTTGTCTTcttaaatgaatgaatgaaagaaCACTACACCAAATAGATTGGTGGAGTTCACACTGGCCTGATTCTTCATTTTGTTTTAAAGGTGGTTAATGCAAATGTATCGTTGAAACGTCTGGAAGAGTTGCTCTTAGCTGAAGAGAGAATACTTCTACCAAATCCACCTCTTGAGCCAGGATTACCAGCCATCTCAATCAGGAATGGATACTTTTCTTGGGATGCAAAGGTCCGCGATCTTTTTATCATCACATGCTTGCATATTTCATCATTGTTATGTACAGATACATATATAGACGTACTACTTGCATAAAAGATATGTGTTTCATTAGTTCTCTCAAGCtgaaaaacaaatatttgtgttttgtatCATGTTTCACCTATTTGCTTTCTATCATTTTTTCATCTTGCTGAGATAGAATTGAAATTGATTGTATGTCTGTGTTGTGTTAAAATTATATCTTCCAATAAACACTGTGTGGAACAATGATTTTCATTTGATAACATTAGGAATTGTGAAAGTTCTTGCTTTTGAGTTTTCTCGAAAATGACCtctgatatatttttttcctttcttcagGCAGAGAGCGCAACATTGTCAAACATAAATTTGGATATTCCTGTTGGTAGCCTAGTTGCTGTTGTCGGCAGCACGGGAGAAGGGAAGACGTCACTCATATCTGCAATGCTTGGAGAACTTCCTCCAATTGCAGATTCAACTGTTGTTATGAGAGGAACAGTAGCTTATGTACCTCAAGTTTCATGGATTTTTAATGCAACTGTAAGTCAGTGATATGCTCTATTTAgaataatttttactttttacaacTTAGTAGAAAGATGGGAAGATTTTTAGAGAAAAAACCAAGTAGAAATGCAACCAGGAATTCACTAAACAGGCTCTGAAAATTATGAAGATAAAATAATCACAAATATCTTTATTCGTACTAATACCCAACCAACAAGTATAGCTTAAATAACCTTTTCTTTCGATGCATTGCAATTAACCATGTGAGAATTAATAGGTTGTTATTAATCCACTAAGTTGGGAATTGGATCTTGTTTGTCATTCAATCATTATCATGTTTTGaacattataaaattaatcgGATGCCATTAACCATAAAGATGTGTGAGTATATCCTATTTTCCAATTTGATTGTTATTGTTTTCTTTTCAAATGGGGTGGTGACTGATAACTTTATTTCTACAGGTACGGGATAACGTTTTGTTCGGTTCTGTATTTGACCCAATAAGATATGAAAGAGCAATAGATGTGACTGAACTGCGACACGACCTTGAGTTACTACCAGTGAGTATATATATGAGTGCTATAGAATTTGATTGGATGCAATGCGTGTTTaatttaattcttttatttaCAACTTAATGGTACTTGctcattctttctctcatgCTTAATAACTAGGGCGGTGATCTTACTGAAATTGGTGAAAGAGGGGTAAACATCAGCGGTGGTCAGAAGCAGAGAGTATCCATGGCTAGAGCTGTCTACTCCAATTCGGATGTGCTCGTGTTTGATGACCCCCTAAGTGCTCTGGATGCACATGTGGCTAGACAGGTTACCTTCATACTAAGTTATCCAGCATTAATAAATGTTATTTCTATTCCTTCAGTGTTCAAAACTCAATTAAAGTAAATTTATGCTGTTTATAGTGTTGTTTTGGTTATCTTACACTTGCAAATCAGATATTATTTTAACATTGTCTAATGTACAATTCGGGATCATCTCAGGTTTTTGATAAATGTATCAAGGGAGAATTGAGAGGGAAGACTAGGGTTCTTGTTACGAATCAGCTGCATTTCCTTTCACAGGTTGATAGAATCATTTTGGTCCATGAAGGTATGGTGAAGGAGGAAGGGACTTTTGAGGAACTCTCTAGCCAGGGGATTTTGTTCCAAAAGCTGATGGAAAATGCAGGTAAAATGGAGGAGTATGAAGAAGAAAAGGTAGATATTGAAGCTACAGATCAAAAGTCCTCTTCAATACCAGTGGTCAATGGAGCGGTTAATGATCATGCAAAGAGTGAAAGTAAACCAAAAGTTGGAAAATCTATCCTTATTAAACAGGAAGAACGGGAAACAGGTGTTGTCAGTTTGAATGTTCTAACGAGGTAACAAGATTAAATGAATAAGTATAATATCAATCAAAATATTGAGGCTCGCACTATTTGTTGTAGTGACATACTACATGATGGTTCCTCACAGAAACACACAGATATGATCTCATATGCACCTGCACTCACGTTCATATGTGAAATGGCTTattctccattctccattctcTTGGCCTTTATGCGTGTTTATGTAGTCTTAATTCTTATTGTCTTGTGGGTCCCTTTAGGTACAAAAATGCATTAGGAGGCACCTGGGTTGTTCTAGTACTATTTGGATGCTATATCTCAACCGAAGTGTTACGAATATCAAGTAGCACATGGTTAAGCCACTGGACTGATCAGAGTGCTGCAGAGGGTTATAATCCCGCCTTCTACAATCTCATATATGCAGCTCTATCATTTTGTCAGGTATAGTAATTTTCTCACATAATGGCAAGTAGATTCACATTGTGTTGCAGTCAATCATTTTGCTCAATGTAATGATCCAAGCTTTATGCATGCCCATAGTAGATACTAATTTGGAATTGTCCTTGTCCTTACCAGGTTTTGGTGACTTTAACAAATTCTTACTGGTTAATCATATCAAGTCTTTATGCTGCTAGAAGGTTGCACGAAGCCATGCTTCACTCCATCTTACGTGCTCCCATGGTCTTTTTCCACACAAATCCACTTGGAAGGGTCATCAACAGGTTTGCAAAAGATTTAGGTGACATCGATCGTAATGTAGCTCCATTTGTGAGCATGTTTTTAGGTCAAATTTCCCAACTTCTTTCGACCTTCATCCTGATAGGGATTGTAAGCACAATGTCCTTGTGGGCAATAATGCCATTGTTGGTATTGTTCTATGGAGCATATCTATACTATCAGGTATAATAAACATTGTTGGTATTGTTCTTGCATTTATTTGTTTAATCCCTGAACATTGTATtgtaataaaaattatagattataaatcaaatgaatttgttgttgatatagaGCACTGCTCGTGAAGTAAAGCGATTGGATTCAATTAGCAGATCTCCTGTTTATGCGCAATTTGGGGAAGCACTAAATGGTCTATCAACAATTCGTGCTTACAAAGCGTACGATCGAATGGCGGATATAAACGGGAGATCCATGGACAACAACATTCGGTACACACTGGTCAACATAAGCGGAAACCGATGGCTTGCAATCCGATTGGAAACCCTAGGAGGCCTCATGATATGGTTCACTGCAACCTTCGCCGTGATGCAGAACGGTAGGGCAGAGAACCAGCAAGAATTTGCATCCACCATGGGATTACTTCTCACTTACGCTTTGAATATTACCAGCTTGCTCACCGGTGTGCTCAGACTTGCTAGTTTGGCTGAGAATAGTTTAAATTCAGTTGAGCGGATTGGAACTTACATTGATTTGCCTTCAGAGGCTCCTTCTGTGATTGAAGATAATCGTCCTCCCCCCGGGTGGCCTTCCTCGGGCTCCATCAAGTTCGAAGAAGTTGTTCTTCGCTACAGGCCTGAACTTCCTCCTGTGCTTCATGGCCTATCTTTCACAATTTTTCCAAGCGACAAGGTTGGCATTGTTGGGAGGACTGGCGCAGGAAAATCCAGCATGCTAAATGCCTTGTTTCGAATTGTGGAATTGGAAAAGGGGAGAATATTAATTGATGATCGTGATATTGCAAAGTTTGGGTTGGCTGATTTGCGGAAAGTTCTTGGCATTATACCACAATCTCCTGTTCTCTTTTCAGGTATTTAATATATCGTCTTTTAGTTAGAAGATCCAATTAGAAAGTGGTAAGGGCTTAGGATAAATCCATTTTGATGAAAGTTAATTAAAAAGTTCTGTCTGATTGTAAACTGTTCAAGCATGAGTTTTTTAACTTCTGAGTTGACGTCTTGTATTGTAGCtaactaaaatttaaatattaaaatcaaatgTCACTGTTATAACATTGAGGTCATCTTACTTTTGATAGGAACTGTGAGGTTTAATCTTGATCCATTTACTGAACACAATGATGCTGACCTCTGGGAGGCTCTGGAGAGGGCACATTTGAAGGATGTGATACGGAGGAATTCTTTGGGGCTGGATGCTGAGGTAATTGTTGAATCGTGCTTTGTTTAGAAACATGATTGTGTTAGTGAATATTGATTGAAACGGTGGCATTCTTTACTTTTCATTTAATACATGCTTTAATGTTTAAGTCGTTCTCGAATACAtcatttaattgaatttgattatTGTTGTATTCACCCTCCTTTTGCTTTCCACATGTCTGCTTTCTAGTTctgtgattattattattattacagtaAGTGATTAGTGATGCTTAATGACGGTTTTCATAGTGTGGTAGCGTAATCAGACATTCATATAGACTAGCTGATTAATTTATTTGAGCaatttaataaatgaattaaaGCTGAATTTGCCATCTGAATGCTAAATGTTCCTGatgtttggtcctatttaggaTGAAACTATAATGAATGGATACTTCTAAATGGTAGATGTAGCTGTCTGTGTATCTATTTCTGGTACTTATTGGGTAAACATCCATATGCACCTAATTGCACCCTAATGAATGAGTAGGTACACGTTGGAAATCAAgtacaaatacaaaaaaaaaaaatgttacaaagTTGTTTAGTTACTTTACATACTAAA
Coding sequences within it:
- the LOC123895724 gene encoding ABC transporter C family member 2-like; its protein translation is MAFDPLVWYCKPVEDGVWTRTVQNAFGAYTPCAVDSLVIGISHLVILGLCIYRIWLIKKDFSVKRFRLRSNIYNYVLGILAAYSVAEPLYRLIMGVSILNLDGQTQLAPFEIVSLIVEAIAWCSMLILLAIETKVYICEFRWFVRFGLVYAAVGGAVMFNFIISVQELYSRSVLYLYISEVVCQVLFGILLLVYVPILDPYPGYTPIGNETVTDAAYVELPEGELICPERRASLWSKICFSWMNPIMKLGYERPLTEKDIWKLDTWERTESLHNTFQKCWTEESQKSKPWLLRALNASLGGRFWFGGFFKIGNDLSQFIGPLILNQLLQSMQNGDPAGMGYIYAFSIFVGVVFGVLCEAQYFQNVMRVGYRLRSTLVAAVFRKSLRLTHEARKQFASGKITNLMTTDAESLQQICQSLHTLWSAPFRITIAMVLLYQELGVASLLGALLLVLMFPLQTVIISRMQKLSKEGLQRTDKRIGLMNEILAAMDTVKCYAWESSFQSRVENVRNDELSWFRKASLLGACNSFILNSIPVFVTVISFGVFTLLGGDLTPARAFTSLSLFAVLRFPLFMLPNIITQVVNANVSLKRLEELLLAEERILLPNPPLEPGLPAISIRNGYFSWDAKAESATLSNINLDIPVGSLVAVVGSTGEGKTSLISAMLGELPPIADSTVVMRGTVAYVPQVSWIFNATVRDNVLFGSVFDPIRYERAIDVTELRHDLELLPGGDLTEIGERGVNISGGQKQRVSMARAVYSNSDVLVFDDPLSALDAHVARQVFDKCIKGELRGKTRVLVTNQLHFLSQVDRIILVHEGMVKEEGTFEELSSQGILFQKLMENAGKMEEYEEEKVDIEATDQKSSSIPVVNGAVNDHAKSESKPKVGKSILIKQEERETGVVSLNVLTRYKNALGGTWVVLVLFGCYISTEVLRISSSTWLSHWTDQSAAEGYNPAFYNLIYAALSFCQVLVTLTNSYWLIISSLYAARRLHEAMLHSILRAPMVFFHTNPLGRVINRFAKDLGDIDRNVAPFVSMFLGQISQLLSTFILIGIVSTMSLWAIMPLLVLFYGAYLYYQSTAREVKRLDSISRSPVYAQFGEALNGLSTIRAYKAYDRMADINGRSMDNNIRYTLVNISGNRWLAIRLETLGGLMIWFTATFAVMQNGRAENQQEFASTMGLLLTYALNITSLLTGVLRLASLAENSLNSVERIGTYIDLPSEAPSVIEDNRPPPGWPSSGSIKFEEVVLRYRPELPPVLHGLSFTIFPSDKVGIVGRTGAGKSSMLNALFRIVELEKGRILIDDRDIAKFGLADLRKVLGIIPQSPVLFSGTVRFNLDPFTEHNDADLWEALERAHLKDVIRRNSLGLDAEVSEAGENFSVGQRQLLSLARALLRRSKILVLDEATAAVDVRTDALIQKTIREEFKSCTMLIIAHRLNTIIDCDRVLLLDGGKVLEYDTPEELLSNEGSAFSKMVQSTGAANAQYLRSLVHGGDKTEREENKNLDGKRKWLASSRWAAAAQFALAVSLTSSQNDLQRLEVEDENSILKKTKDALITLQGVLERKHDKEIEESLNQRQISSEGWWTSLYKMIEGLAMMSRLARNRLDQSDYGFENSSIDFDQIDM